The nucleotide sequence GCTCCTCCGCGACGGCCTTGGCGTCGAGTCCGGGCGCGAGCGCCCGGGCCAGGCGCATGATCATGCCGGCGTTGCGCAGGTCCGACTCCAGTGCCTCGGCGACGCCGGGGTACTGGATCTTCACCGCGACCGTGCGCCCGTCGTGCAGCTCGGCGCGGTGCACCTGCCCGATCGAGGCGGCGGCGAATGCCTCCTCCTCGATCTCGGCGAACAGCTCTGAGAGCGGCTCACCGCGATATTCCTCCTCGAGGACCGTGTTGACCTTCTCCCACGGCATCGACGGGGCCGAGGTGCGCAGCTTGGCGAGCTCCTCCTGGTAGAGCTCGGCGTACTCGGGCGGCAGGAACTCGGTGTCGATGAAAGAGGCGAGCTGACCGAGCTTCATCGCCGCTCCCTTCATCTGGCCCAGGGTCGCGGCCATCTTCACGGCGGTTTCCAGGTGGCGCGCCTCGAGCCGCCGCTCGGCTCCCTCGCTGGACCGGGCGACGTTCGTAGCCTTCGTGCCCGCGTAACGCGTCGCCTGCACGCCCAGCGCCGAGCCCAGCTTCGCCGAGCGCCGCATGCGGCCCTTGGGGATCTTGTTGTCCGCCACGGCATCAGGGTAGCCGCGCGCGGCCGAGATTTCGCCTCTCGTATGCTTGCCGGGTGCCGAGCCGGGCGGCCATCACCTACGGCGGCCACGCCACGGTGCTGATCGAGATGGGGGAGGCGAGGCTGCTGACGGACCCACTCCTCCGCAAGCATTTGCTGTTCGTCCTGCGCCGGCACAGCCGAGTGGACCGCGACGCCCTGGGTCGGGTGGATGGGGTGCTGATCTCGCACCTGCACCGCGACCACCTCGACCTTGCCTCGCTTCGCATGATCGGGCGCTCGGTGCCGATCGTGGCTCCGCCCGAGAGCGCCGAGTTCTTCGCAAAGCACGGGTTCGAGAACGTGACTGAGCTCTCCCCAGGGGAGACGGGGACGCTGGCGGGGGTGCAGGTGCGAGCGGTGGAGGCCAAGCACGGCCAGGGACGCATGTTCGGGTACGGCAAGGGAGGGGCGGTCGGCTACGTCGTCGAGGGGCCCGTGCGGGTCTACTGCGCGGGCGACACAGCGCTCTTTCCAGGGATGCAGGGCCTCGCCACCGACCTCGACGTGGCCCTGCTGCCGATCTGGGGATGGGGCCCCTCGCTTGGGCCCGGCCACCTCGATCCCGAGGATGCGGCAAGGGCTTTGGAGATGTTGCAGCCGCGGTTCGCGGTGCCGGTGCACTGGGGCACGCTGGCGCCGCTCGGTGCCAGGCGCATGTGGCCGTGGCTGTTCGAGCGACCGGCTCGCGAGTTCACCGAGTGGGCGCGGCGCCTGGCGCCCGAGGTAGAGGTCCGCGTGCTCCAGCCAGGCCAGACGCTGCAAGTCGACGAAGCCTGAGCGCGCTCCCGCGGCGCCGGCCGCCGCAAAGGTCTAGCTATCCTCCTGGCTGGCCATGGCCGGCGATCGGGCAACTTTGAAGGTCGAGGAGCGCAGCGAGTTCGGCTCGCGGCCGAGCCGCCGCCTGCGCCGCTCCGGCCTGGTTCCGGGCGTGGTCTACGGCGACGGCAAGGAGGCACGCGCCTTTCAAGTGCCCGAGCGCGTGGCCCGCGCCGCTCTCACCCATGGTGGCGCCTTGATCGATCTCGAGTTCGACGGCTCCGGGTCCACTCCCGTGGTGGTCAAGGAGCAGCAGCGCGATCCCGTCCGAGGCGCGCTGATCCACCTGGACCTGCTCGAGGTCAAGCTCGACGAGGAGATCCAGGCCGAGGTGCCGATCGAGCTACTCGGCGCCGAGGACGCCCCCGGGGTCAAGGAGGGCGGCGTGCTGGAGCACGTCACGCACCAGATCACGATCGAGGCCCTGCCGACAGCGATCCCCGAGAGCATTGCCGCCGACGTCTCCGGGATGTCGATCGGCGACACGCTTCAGCTCAGCGCCCTGGTCGCGCCGGAGGGGGTCGAGTTCGCCGTCGACGACCCGGGTGAGGTGACGATCGCCACCCTGTCGCCGCCGCGCGTCGAGGAGGAGCCCGAGCCGGAGGTCGAGGAGGAGGCCGAGCTGGTCGGCGAGGAGGGCGAGGTTCCCGAGGGCGAGGAGGCTCCCGCCGAGGGCGAGGCGCCGGAGGGCGAGGCGCCGGCCGAGGGCGGGGCCTCCGGCGAAGGGGACTAGCCGCTGTCGCTTCTTCGCCGGTTGCGTCGCGGTGGAGAGAGGGGG is from Solirubrobacterales bacterium and encodes:
- a CDS encoding MBL fold metallo-hydrolase codes for the protein MPSRAAITYGGHATVLIEMGEARLLTDPLLRKHLLFVLRRHSRVDRDALGRVDGVLISHLHRDHLDLASLRMIGRSVPIVAPPESAEFFAKHGFENVTELSPGETGTLAGVQVRAVEAKHGQGRMFGYGKGGAVGYVVEGPVRVYCAGDTALFPGMQGLATDLDVALLPIWGWGPSLGPGHLDPEDAARALEMLQPRFAVPVHWGTLAPLGARRMWPWLFERPAREFTEWARRLAPEVEVRVLQPGQTLQVDEA
- a CDS encoding 50S ribosomal protein L25, translated to MAGDRATLKVEERSEFGSRPSRRLRRSGLVPGVVYGDGKEARAFQVPERVARAALTHGGALIDLEFDGSGSTPVVVKEQQRDPVRGALIHLDLLEVKLDEEIQAEVPIELLGAEDAPGVKEGGVLEHVTHQITIEALPTAIPESIAADVSGMSIGDTLQLSALVAPEGVEFAVDDPGEVTIATLSPPRVEEEPEPEVEEEAELVGEEGEVPEGEEAPAEGEAPEGEAPAEGGASGEGD